A genomic window from Elaeis guineensis isolate ETL-2024a chromosome 3, EG11, whole genome shotgun sequence includes:
- the LOC105040342 gene encoding cyanidin 3-O-rutinoside 5-O-glucosyltransferase, whose translation MHSKLITMNRQRPLHFLVVTYPVQGHINPAIHLANRLIQIAGARITFSTAVSAHRRMFPSSATPDQEVEDGLISYIPFSDGYDAGFHGYHSRPEVDHFMSRSKHIASENLSSLVARLTARGRPVTFVIYTLFSPWVAGVARDHGIPSILYWIQSATVFAIYFHYFHGYDGLVAAHRSEPLFTVRLPGLRPFHIRDLPSLLTISADDLLYSSLTTVREVFAAAESEKAWPRPTVLVNSFDTLEVDGLAAVDDEVNVITVGPLLPSACTRDRDAEELTSATDLFKSDRKAYMEWLDTKPERSVVYVSFGSLITPRKKQLEEISLGLKECGRPYLLVVRKDNPREGVELVDGENGMVVEWCSQTRVLSHPSVGCFVTHCGWNSSLESLAYGVPTVAVPQMWDQRMNACMAEEAWGTGIRGELNEEGVLEASEFRRCLEVVMGEGELGVEIRRQAEVWRDNAREAMGDGGSSDRNLRAFVEEVMRKATE comes from the coding sequence ATGCATTCCAAGCTCATCACCATGAATCGGCAGCGGCCGCTGCACTTCCTGGTGGTTACCTACCCGGTCCAAGGGCACATCAATCCCGCCATCCACCTCGCCAACCGCCTCATTCAGATTGCCGGCGCTCGCATCACCTTCTCCACCGCTGTCTCTGCCCACCGTCGCATGTTCCCATCCTCTGCCACCCCCGACCAAGAAGTAGAAGACGGCCTCATCTCCTACATCCCCTTCTCGGACGGCTACGATGCCGGATTCCACGGTTACCATAGCAGACCCGAAGTCGATCACTTCATGAGCCGATCAAAGCACATCGCGTCGGAAAACCTCTCCAGCCTCGTTGCCCGTCTCACTGCTCGTGGCCGCCCCGTCACGTTCGTCATCTACACCCTCTTCTCGCCATGGGTAGCCGGTGTGGCACGCGATCACGGCATCCCCTCCATACTCTACTGGATCCAGTCCGCCACCGTGTTTGCCATCTACTTCCACTATTTCCACGGCTACGACGGTCTCGTCGCAGCCCATCGGAGCGAACCACTCTTTACGGTGAGATTACCGGGGCTGCGGCCATTCCATATTCGAGACCTCCCgtccctcctcaccatctccgcCGACGATCTGCTCTACTCTAGCCTCACCACCGTCCGAGAGGTGTTTGCAGCGGCTGAGAGCGAGAAAGCCTGGCCCCGGCCAACAGTGCTGGTGAACAGCTTTGACACATTGGAGGTCGATGGACTCGCCGCCGTCGATGATGAAGTGAACGTCATTACGGTAGGCCCACTGCTCCCATCCGCGTGTACACGAGATAGGGATGCAGAGGAGCTAACCTCCGCAACCGATCTCTTTAAGTCCGACAGGAAGGCGTACATGGAGTGGCTGGATACCAAGCCGGAGAGGTCAGTGGTGTACGTGTCGTTCGGAAGCCTGATCACCCCGAGGAAAAAGCAACTAGAGGAGATCTCATTGGGATTGAAGGAGTGCGGGAGGCCGTATCTATTGGTGGTGAGGAAGGACAATCCAAGGGAAGGGGTTGAGCTGGTGGACGGGGAAAACGGAATGGTGGTTGAGTGGTGCTCACAGACGAGGGTTCTCTCGCACCCATCAGTGGGATGCTTCGTGACTCACTGCGGGTGGAACTCGTCCTTGGAGAGCTTGGCATATGGGGTGCCGACTGTAGCGGTGCCGCAGATGTGGGACCAAAGGATGAACGCGTGCATGGCGGAGGAGGCGTGGGGGACGGGTATAAGGGGAGAGCTTAACGAGGAGGGGGTCTTGGAGGCGAGCGAGTTTCGGCGGTGTTTGGAGGTGGTAATGGGGGAAGGGGAGTTGGGAGTGGAGATCAGGAGGCAAGCAGAGGTATGGAGGGACAACGCAAGAGAGGCCATGGGAGACGGAGGGTCATCGGATCGCAATCTCAGAGCTTTTGTGGAGGAGGTCATGAGAAAAGCTACTGAATGA
- the LOC105040277 gene encoding crocetin glucosyltransferase, chloroplastic — MEDPIQQHILVATYAGQGHINPALRLATQLARTIPGARVTFSTTVYGHRRMFPSAASDGEVSDGRLSYLPFSDGYDDGFKDLIPKFDQYMIQAKLNGSRNLSNLLGDLTARGRRVTCLIYTILLPWAADVAREHGIRSFLHWIQPAAVFAIYYHYFHGYEGVVASHREDPLFEVEFPGLPPLRMRDLPSFFAISADDPFHSVLLMLREEFETLDREKTESTKPWILVNTFDALEADALAAVDAMHLLPVGPLLPSPEETISEGDMFQLDGKRYMEWLDSKPEKSVVYVSFGSLSVIRKQQLEELSNGLEECGRPYLWMVRKDNRGEGVELEKGENGMVVEWCSQVQVLSHPSIGCFVTHCGWNSTLESLACGVPIVGAPQMSDQAMNARLAEDAWGTGVRAEANNEGVLEGTELRRCLEVVMGEGEKGAEIRRKAKKWRDRVREAVASGGSSDRNLRAFVEEIGKGS, encoded by the coding sequence ATGGAGGACCCAATCCAACAGCACATCCTGGTGGCCACCTACGCGGGCCAAGGCCACATCAACCCCGCCCTCCGCCTCGCCACCCAACTCGCCCGCACCATCCCCGGCGCCCGCGTCACCTTCTCCACCACTGTCTACGGCCACCGCCGCATGTTCCCGTCCGCCGCCTCCGATGGTGAAGTCTCCGACGGCCGTCTCTCCTACCTTCCCTTCTCCGACGGCTACGACGACGGCTTCAAGGACCTCATACCCAAGTTCGACCAATACATGATCCAGGCCAAGCTCAACGGCTCCCGCAACCTCTCCAACCTGCTCGGTGACCTCACCGCCCGCGGCCGGCGCGTCACGTGCCTCATCTACACCATCCTCTTGCCGTGGGCGGCCGACGTGGCACGCGAACACGGTATCCGGTCTTTCCTACACTGGATCCAGCCCGCCGCCGTCTTCGCCATCTACTACCACTATTTCCACGGCTACGAAGGCGTCGTCGCTTCCCATCGTGAGGACCCACTATTCGAGGTGGAGTTCCCGGGACTGCCCCCGCTCCGCATGCGGGACCTCCCGTCTTTCTTCGCTATCTCCGCCGACGATCCCTTCCACTCGGTGCTCCTCATGTTGCGTGAGGAATTTGAGACGTTGGATCGCGAGAAGACCGAGTCCACCAAGCCGTGGATTTTGGTCAACACTTTCGACGCATTGGAGGCTGATGCCCTCGCAGCCGTTGATGCGATGCACCTGCTCCCAGTAGGGCCGCTGCTGCCGTCTCCAGAAGAGACCATATCCGAAGGTGATATGTTTCAGCTGGATGGGAAGAGGTACATGGAGTGGCTGGACTCCAAGCCGGAGAAGTCGGTGGTGTACGTGTCATTCGGTAGCTTGTCCGTTATAAGAAAGCAGCAGCTGGAAGAGCTGTCGAACGGATTAGAGGAGTGCGGGCGGCCGTATCTCTGGATGGTGCGGAAGGACAACCGAGGAGAAGGAGTCGAGTTGGAGAAAGGAGAGAACGGGATGGTGGTGGAGTGGTGTTCTCAGGTGCAGGTGCTATCCCACCCTTCGATCGGGTGTTTCGTGACGCACTGCGGGTGGAACTCGACGCTGGAGAGCTTGGCGTGTGGCGTGCCGATCGTGGGAGCACCGCAGATGTCGGACCAAGCGATGAACGCGAGGCTGGCGGAGGACGCGTGGGGTACGGGGGTGAGAGCTGAGGCCAACAACGAGGGGGTGTTGGAGGGGACGGAGTTAAGGAGGTGTTTGGAGGTCGTCATGGGTGAAGGGGAGAAGGGAGCGGAGATAAGGAGGAAGGCCAAGAAGTGGCGGGACAGGGTGCGAGAGGCCGTCGCCAGTGGAGGGTCGTCTGATCGGAATCTTCGGGCGTTCGTGGAGGAGATTGGGAAGGGCTCGTGA